One Verrucomicrobiia bacterium genomic window, TGGTAAGGTTACGGTTGTTCATACAGCGTCTATGCAACTTCATTTACGGCCAGCCTGGGGTTTCTTGACCGCGGTAATGATCCTGTGTTTCAGCGTCGGCGTCATGGCCGCCGAGCCGGTGCTTTACAAGGGGCATCTGGTGCATCCGGAGCGGGTGCTGGTGAAGCTGAGGTCAGCGCCAGGGGGACAGTTGGCGGCGCCCACCGCGCAGGATTTGGCGGCGCTGGGTGAAGCGCCGCAGGCGTCCATCGCGCTGTTGCCTGGCTGGTGGATCCTCGAGGAAACGCCCCAGGCCAAAGCGGCCGCCGGTGAAGCGGTGGACGCGAAGGCCGCCGTCCGGCGGCTGGCGGCCCGGTTGGAGAAGTTGCAGCGCAGCGGTTTGTTTGCCTGGGTCGAGCCGGACTGGCTGTTGACGAAATGCGCCACGCCCACCGATGCGGCCTTCACGGATGGGCGGCTCTGGGGGTTGCGCAACACCGGGCAGAGCGGCGGCACCGTTGGGGTGGATGTGGGGGCGGTGGCGGCTTGGGACGTGACGGTGGGTTCCACCAATGTCATTGTGGCGGTGGTGGATACGGGGATTCGTTATACGCATCAAGATTTGCAGGCCAACATGTGGCGCAACCCCGGGGAGGTGCCGGGCAACGGGGTGGACGATGATCGGGATGGTTACGTGGACAATGTGTATGGGATCAACGCCATCACCGGCTCGGGCGATCCCATGGACGACGAAGGGCATGGCACGCATGTGGCGGGCACGATTGGGGCGGTGGCCAACAACGGCCAGCCGGTGGTGGGGGTGGCGTGGCGGGTGCGGTTGATGGCTTGCAAATTTCTGGACGCCAACGGCTCCGGCAAAACTTCCGATGCCATCAAGGGCCTGGATTTTGCCGTGGCCAAGGGGGCGCGGGTCATCAACGGCAGCTTTGGCGGGGGTCCTTACAGCCAGGCGTTTTATGAGGCCCTCGTCCGCGCGCGGGATCGGGGGGTGCTGTTCGTGGCCGCTGCGGGTAATGAAGCCAATAACAACGACACTTCCCCGGTCTATCCGGCCTCGTACGCGGTGGACAACGTGATTGCGGTGGCGGCCATTGACCGCACGGGCGCGCTGGCGGATTTTTCCAATTACGGCCGCACGTCGGTGGATTTGGCGGCGCCGGGGGTGGCGATTTTCTCGTGTTACAACGGCAGCGACACGGATACCAAAAGCCTAAATGGGACCAGCATGGCGGCGCCGCACGTGGCGGGGGTGGCAGCGCTGGTGTGGAGCGCGCAGCCGGCGATGACCGTGAGCGAAATGCGCCAGCGCCTGCTGGGCACGACGGTGGCCATGGGTTCGTTGTTGAATCGCACGGTGACGGGCGGGCGGGTCAACGCGGCGCAGGCGTTGCAGGGCATTGCCACCAATGCCGTGCAGTGGGTGGTCAGCCCGCCGGAGGGCAGCACGGTGGTGGCGGGCAGTTCGACGCGATTCACTGTCGCCCTGCTGGCCGCAAGCCCCGTGACCAACGCCACGGTGACGGCGCAGCCTGCCGGACAAAGCGCGGTGGTGCTGGCCTACAACGCGGCAGAGGATCGGTATGCCGGCCTGCTGGCGGTGCCCTCGTTTGCCACCACCTGGGAGGTGACTTTTTCGCTCAATCTTCCGGGGCGGTTGAGCACGAATTGGGTGGGCAGTTACACGGTCATTACGCCGCCTGCGAATGACAATTTTGCCAAGGGCACCGTGCTGGCCTCCGGCACGAATTTGTGGGTGAGCGGCAACAACCGCCAGGCCAGCCGGGAAAGCGGAGAGCCATTGCATGCCGGCAACGGGGGCGGGGCCTCGGTGTGGTGGCGCTGGACGGCGCCGCAGAGCGGGCGCTATGAGGTGCACACCACCGGGAGCAATTTTGACACGCTGCTGGCGGTGTACACGGGCAACGCGGTGAACGCCCTAACGAGCGTGGCCTCCAATGATGATGATCCTGCAGGCGGCGTCAGCAGCCGCGTGCAATTCCAGGCGACGGGGGGGACGGTTTATCAGATTGCGGTGGATGGCTACAACGGCGCCAGCGGGGACATTCAATTAAACCTGGCCGTCGTGCCGGTGACGCCACCGCCCGCCAACGATGCCTTTGCGCAGTCCATCACCCTCACCGGCGCTTTGGCCACGGTGACCGGCCACAACCGCCTGGCCACGAAGGAGGCCGGCGAGCCGAATCACGGCAGCAACAGGGGCGGGGCGTCGGTGTGGTGGCGCTGGGTGGCGCCCGCGTCGGGGACCGTAAGCCTGACCACGGCGGGGAGCGATTTTGATACGTTGCTGGCGGTGTACACCGGTGGGAGTGTCAGCAGTTTGAACCTGGTGGCCGGGAATGATGACGATCCCAACGGCGGCGTGCAAAGCCGGGTGAGCTTTACGGCCGCGGCGGGCACGGTCTATGCGATTGCGGTGGATGGTTACAACGGCGCGCAGGGGAACATTCAGTTGAATCTCAATCAGGCTCAGGGGCCGGCCCGGCCGTTGAACGATGATTTTGCCGCGGCGAGTGTGCTGAGCGGGACGAATGTGACGGTGTCCGGGGTCAACCGGGGGGCGACGCGCGAGAGCGGCGAGCCGCAGCATGCGGGCAATGCGGGCGGGCGTTCGGTATGGTGGCGGTGGGTGGCGCCCGCGCGCGGGGCCATTCAGGTGCACACCCGCGGCAGCAACTTTGACACGCTGCTGGCGGTGTACACGGGTTCGAGCCTGGGCAGCCTGACGGCGGTGGCGGCGAATGATGATGATCCCGAGGGCGGCACGCAAAGTTACGTGACGCTCAATGTGGTGACCGGCATTACGTATTACATCGCGGTGGATGGTTATCAGGGCTGGCTGGGGGATGTTGCCGCGGGCGACATTCAGTTGCAGTTGCAATATTTGGGGCAGCGCCCGCCGAATGATGATTTTGCGCAGCGGGTGCCGTTGACGGGGGCCGTGGTCACGGCCACGGGCACCAGTGTGGGCGCCACCACCGAGAGCGGCGAGCCGCAGCACAACGGCTTGCCGGCCAACCGCTCGGTGTGGTGGTCCTGGCGGCCGGGGCGGGATGGGTATGTGCGCATCACCACGGAGGGAAGCAGTTTTGACACGGTGCTGGCGGTGTACACCGGCAACACGCTCGGCACGTTGCGGCTGGTGCAGGGCAATGATGATGGGTTGACGGCCATGCCCCCCACGCCGTACTGGAGCGAGGTGTACTTCTGGGCGCGGGCGGACACGACCTACCAGATAGCGGTGGATGGTTTTGGAGCCAGCTCAGGGGCGATGGTGCTGAACATCGCGCAACAGTTGACCTCGAGCAACCTTTATTTCACGGACTTCAACGCCAGCAATGGTTACCGGGCGGGGATGCCCCTGAACGGTCAGAATGGCTGGACGATGCAGGGGGCCTCTCCGGCGTCGCAGATTCTGAGCGCGGGCAGCGGGGGCGAGCAAATGGCGTATATCGGTTATTCACCTACTTATTCGACAACATACAGCCGGCATTATGTGTGGCGGCCGGTGAGCTACCTGCCGGCCACCAATCAGGTGGTGCGTTTTTCCACGCGGATGCGGCTGGTGGATTCCACCAACGGACG contains:
- a CDS encoding S8 family serine peptidase, with product MILCFSVGVMAAEPVLYKGHLVHPERVLVKLRSAPGGQLAAPTAQDLAALGEAPQASIALLPGWWILEETPQAKAAAGEAVDAKAAVRRLAARLEKLQRSGLFAWVEPDWLLTKCATPTDAAFTDGRLWGLRNTGQSGGTVGVDVGAVAAWDVTVGSTNVIVAVVDTGIRYTHQDLQANMWRNPGEVPGNGVDDDRDGYVDNVYGINAITGSGDPMDDEGHGTHVAGTIGAVANNGQPVVGVAWRVRLMACKFLDANGSGKTSDAIKGLDFAVAKGARVINGSFGGGPYSQAFYEALVRARDRGVLFVAAAGNEANNNDTSPVYPASYAVDNVIAVAAIDRTGALADFSNYGRTSVDLAAPGVAIFSCYNGSDTDTKSLNGTSMAAPHVAGVAALVWSAQPAMTVSEMRQRLLGTTVAMGSLLNRTVTGGRVNAAQALQGIATNAVQWVVSPPEGSTVVAGSSTRFTVALLAASPVTNATVTAQPAGQSAVVLAYNAAEDRYAGLLAVPSFATTWEVTFSLNLPGRLSTNWVGSYTVITPPANDNFAKGTVLASGTNLWVSGNNRQASRESGEPLHAGNGGGASVWWRWTAPQSGRYEVHTTGSNFDTLLAVYTGNAVNALTSVASNDDDPAGGVSSRVQFQATGGTVYQIAVDGYNGASGDIQLNLAVVPVTPPPANDAFAQSITLTGALATVTGHNRLATKEAGEPNHGSNRGGASVWWRWVAPASGTVSLTTAGSDFDTLLAVYTGGSVSSLNLVAGNDDDPNGGVQSRVSFTAAAGTVYAIAVDGYNGAQGNIQLNLNQAQGPARPLNDDFAAASVLSGTNVTVSGVNRGATRESGEPQHAGNAGGRSVWWRWVAPARGAIQVHTRGSNFDTLLAVYTGSSLGSLTAVAANDDDPEGGTQSYVTLNVVTGITYYIAVDGYQGWLGDVAAGDIQLQLQYLGQRPPNDDFAQRVPLTGAVVTATGTSVGATTESGEPQHNGLPANRSVWWSWRPGRDGYVRITTEGSSFDTVLAVYTGNTLGTLRLVQGNDDGLTAMPPTPYWSEVYFWARADTTYQIAVDGFGASSGAMVLNIAQQLTSSNLYFTDFNASNGYRAGMPLNGQNGWTMQGASPASQILSAGSGGEQMAYIGYSPTYSTTYSRHYVWRPVSYLPATNQVVRFSTRMRLVDSTNGRYDHFAWAVFNRSGDFLFEVRFHNDESPVGIYYRLNDGLPPESTDVTMGNDVEYEFSLLMDFNRNVWEASLDGMTLVEGVPINNGNNPVLLNLGEIDAVWYWSSPPNGGDNYLLFDDYRIEILTVGRPPVILSAPASVAVTEGATVNLQVQAGGTAPLFYRWLRDGEAVAGATNAVLLLANINVNQAGNYQVLVSNQFGTVLSAPAVVQVNRPLVRPSNDQFSQRAQLTGLSNVVTASNLGATQEFGEPLHAGNAGGASVWWTWRAPVTGRFTVSTVGSDFDTVLAVYTGTALEQLTLVAANDDAQAQQRGSWLTFTAQSNAIYQIAVDGFNGAYGNIRLSLKPDATPRWLAPARSGGLVFEFTGEQGLRFTLQTSTNLRDWLTVTNYVNLQGTVRHVEPPSQPRRFYRVVQE